A genomic window from Candidatus Neptunochlamydia vexilliferae includes:
- the priA gene encoding replication restart helicase PriA — protein MKEGSFAAVILDKGLDQPLDYALEEEVEVGTRVLVPVQNSLRKGTIVAIKKEPSVAKVQPVREILSEERLISPKLFELADWISRYYCTSLRKALKVLLPATIRKEIGEKEQLFVRRLLPPKKVGELIETLREKHASQARVLDALIKKPQGLLLSELLEVAQVSKSPVTTLEKKGIVKVEKMQIDRSPLEEMEFFPTKPKKLNGEQEEALEKIVGTLKSFQTHLIHGVTGSGKTEVYLQAIAAARQMGLGVILLVPEIALTSQTIERLKSRFTDKMGILHHRLSDGERFDIWHGIRKGEIPIVVGARSAIFSPVQNLGLIIVDEEHESSYKQTDEEPCYHARDVAIMRGKLHGATVVLGSATPLIESYANAQKGKYTLTTLKKRATDASLPSVKLIDMKVEYTKSEGFILFCSALIDAIKDRLSKGEQTLLFLNRRGYHSFQMCAGCGESVKCPHCSVSLTFHKKTNHLACHLCSFILAPPPKTCPSCKESATLSFKGVGTEQVERTLHALFPDVRTLRMDADTTRHKGSHDLLFKQFRSGKADILIGTQMIAKGLHFPAVTLVGVLNSDGALNLPDFRSAENVFQLLTQVSGRSGRGDLKGEVIVQTSMKGHPIFHHASKEDYVTFFKEEVEARELFGFPPFARLAKLVFSGKNESHVQHIAAEFHAILLQKLPPAYTLYPAIPCGYAKIKNNYRFKLLIKGPNPLFLSSLIKETREGFPLPRSIRLLVDIDPTSTF, from the coding sequence ATGAAAGAAGGCTCATTTGCTGCCGTCATCCTAGATAAGGGGCTCGACCAGCCCCTCGACTACGCCCTGGAAGAGGAGGTGGAGGTGGGGACCCGCGTCCTGGTCCCCGTCCAAAACTCCCTCCGGAAAGGGACCATCGTCGCGATCAAAAAAGAGCCTTCTGTTGCCAAGGTCCAGCCGGTTCGGGAGATCCTTTCTGAGGAGCGCCTCATTAGCCCTAAGCTTTTTGAGCTGGCCGACTGGATCAGCCGCTACTACTGCACCTCGCTGAGAAAGGCGCTGAAAGTTCTTTTGCCCGCCACGATTCGGAAGGAAATAGGAGAAAAAGAGCAACTTTTTGTCCGCCGCCTTCTTCCTCCGAAAAAGGTGGGAGAGCTGATTGAGACTTTACGTGAAAAACATGCCTCGCAGGCGCGGGTTTTGGATGCGCTGATAAAAAAGCCGCAAGGGCTTTTATTGAGTGAGCTTTTAGAAGTGGCGCAGGTTTCAAAAAGCCCCGTCACCACGCTCGAAAAGAAGGGGATCGTAAAAGTGGAAAAGATGCAGATCGACCGTTCCCCTTTGGAAGAAATGGAGTTTTTTCCGACAAAACCCAAAAAGCTCAATGGAGAACAAGAAGAGGCTCTTGAAAAGATCGTGGGAACGCTGAAGTCTTTTCAGACCCACCTGATTCATGGGGTGACGGGAAGTGGAAAAACAGAGGTCTACTTGCAGGCGATTGCAGCGGCGCGGCAGATGGGACTCGGGGTCATTTTACTTGTCCCTGAAATTGCTCTGACTTCGCAGACGATCGAGCGGCTTAAGTCCCGCTTTACCGATAAGATGGGGATCTTGCACCACCGCCTGAGCGATGGGGAGCGGTTTGACATATGGCATGGAATCCGCAAAGGGGAAATTCCCATTGTGGTGGGAGCTCGCTCAGCCATTTTTAGCCCGGTTCAAAACTTGGGACTTATTATTGTCGATGAGGAGCATGAGTCTTCATACAAGCAAACCGATGAAGAGCCCTGTTACCACGCACGCGATGTGGCGATTATGCGGGGAAAACTTCATGGGGCAACGGTTGTTTTGGGAAGTGCCACCCCCTTGATCGAAAGTTATGCCAATGCACAGAAGGGAAAGTATACCCTCACCACTTTGAAAAAACGGGCCACCGATGCTTCCCTTCCCTCAGTCAAACTGATCGATATGAAGGTGGAATATACCAAATCGGAGGGGTTCATCCTTTTCTGCTCAGCATTGATCGATGCGATTAAAGACCGGTTATCTAAGGGAGAGCAAACCCTCCTCTTTCTCAACCGGCGGGGCTATCACTCTTTCCAAATGTGCGCCGGCTGCGGTGAAAGTGTCAAGTGCCCTCACTGCTCGGTGAGCTTAACCTTCCACAAAAAGACCAACCACCTCGCCTGCCACTTGTGCTCGTTTATTTTAGCTCCTCCGCCCAAGACCTGTCCCTCTTGTAAGGAATCAGCCACCCTCAGCTTCAAGGGAGTCGGGACCGAGCAGGTGGAGAGAACCCTCCACGCCCTCTTCCCCGATGTGCGGACGCTGAGGATGGATGCCGACACGACTCGCCATAAGGGAAGTCATGATCTTTTGTTCAAACAGTTCCGCTCGGGGAAAGCCGACATCTTGATCGGCACGCAGATGATCGCTAAAGGGCTCCATTTTCCTGCTGTCACTTTGGTCGGTGTTTTGAACTCCGATGGGGCGCTCAACCTTCCCGACTTCCGCTCCGCTGAAAATGTTTTCCAGCTCCTCACACAGGTCTCAGGGCGATCGGGACGGGGCGATTTAAAGGGAGAAGTGATCGTCCAAACCTCGATGAAGGGACATCCCATTTTCCACCATGCATCGAAAGAGGATTATGTCACTTTTTTCAAAGAAGAGGTGGAGGCAAGGGAGCTCTTTGGCTTCCCTCCCTTTGCCCGTTTGGCCAAGCTGGTTTTTTCAGGGAAAAACGAGTCCCATGTTCAGCATATTGCTGCGGAATTCCATGCAATTCTCCTCCAAAAACTCCCCCCAGCCTATACCCTCTATCCGGCCATCCCCTGCGGCTATGCCAAAATCAAAAATAATTATCGCTTTAAGCTCCTGATCAAGGGTCCCAACCCCCTTTTTCTCTCCTCCTTGATTAAGGAGACCCGGGAGGGATTTCCCCTCCCCCGCTCGATCCGCCTCCTGGTCGACATCGACCCCACCTCTACTTTTTAG
- a CDS encoding PIN domain-containing protein, with protein MEHEASRKKINQDILILRVDRALDWVEQALDIPGIQLSTITPKIAIQSTKLLGEVHGDPLDRLLIATAFEENAVLVTKDQKILKYAKGKFISAYNPCCSSK; from the coding sequence ATCGAACATGAAGCCAGCCGGAAAAAGATAAATCAAGATATCCTAATTCTTAGGGTTGACAGAGCACTAGACTGGGTGGAACAAGCTTTAGATATTCCTGGCATTCAACTTTCCACTATCACACCAAAAATCGCCATCCAGAGCACCAAACTGCTAGGTGAAGTTCATGGGGACCCTTTAGACCGTTTGCTTATTGCAACCGCATTCGAAGAAAATGCTGTTTTGGTCACTAAAGATCAGAAAATTTTGAAATACGCCAAAGGGAAATTTATCTCTGCATATAACCCGTGTTGCAGTTCCAAGTGA
- a CDS encoding PIN domain-containing protein, whose protein sequence is MPILKELKKHKLLIDTQIWIWAMVGDPKLQKPFQRAFERALEANSILVSSMSVWEIGMLVEKKWIKIDMDTLVLCQP, encoded by the coding sequence ATGCCGATTCTTAAAGAGCTCAAAAAACACAAACTTTTAATAGATACACAAATTTGGATTTGGGCAATGGTTGGAGATCCTAAGTTACAGAAGCCTTTCCAGCGCGCTTTCGAAAGAGCATTAGAAGCCAATAGCATTTTAGTCTCTTCGATGTCTGTTTGGGAAATCGGTATGCTTGTTGAAAAAAAATGGATTAAAATAGATATGGACACTCTAGTGCTCTGTCAACCCTAA
- a CDS encoding type II toxin-antitoxin system Phd/YefM family antitoxin, which yields MSPNTIPAGQFKTHCLQIMETVKKTGRPVIITKRNVPIAKLTPIKKKKKRALGS from the coding sequence ATGTCACCCAATACAATTCCTGCGGGTCAATTCAAGACCCACTGTCTTCAAATTATGGAAACAGTAAAAAAGACAGGCAGACCGGTAATCATCACTAAAAGAAATGTTCCCATTGCTAAACTAACCCCCATAAAGAAAAAAAAGAAGAGAGCTTTGGGAAGCTAA
- a CDS encoding RidA family protein codes for MNTLKPNDRLQQLGIKLPPQPAAVANYVPFMQVGSLIFISGQLPILEGKIQFAGKVGRELTVEEGREAARLCTLNILSQLSIACEGDLSRVKRCVRLSGFIQSTDDFQSQSIVMNGASDLIVDLFGEKGRHTRIAVSANSLPLGSAVEVEGIFESIS; via the coding sequence ATGAACACATTGAAACCTAACGATCGCCTCCAACAGCTTGGAATCAAACTTCCCCCTCAACCAGCGGCTGTTGCTAACTACGTTCCCTTTATGCAGGTAGGTTCATTAATATTTATCTCAGGACAGCTGCCTATACTAGAAGGGAAGATCCAGTTTGCTGGCAAGGTCGGGCGTGAACTTACGGTTGAAGAAGGACGGGAAGCAGCTAGGCTCTGTACCTTAAATATCCTCAGTCAATTAAGCATCGCTTGCGAAGGAGACTTAAGCCGCGTCAAGCGTTGCGTTCGTTTGAGCGGATTTATTCAATCAACAGATGATTTTCAAAGCCAATCTATAGTAATGAATGGCGCTTCTGATTTGATTGTCGATCTATTTGGAGAGAAAGGGCGTCATACCCGCATCGCTGTCAGCGCCAACTCTCTCCCCTTAGGAAGCGCTGTTGAAGTCGAAGGCATTTTTGAATCTATTTCATAA
- a CDS encoding FAD-dependent monooxygenase has translation MNSQKKSVTIIGAGLTGLMLSIYLAKRGYTVTIYDFRPDPDVTYYKYDGSGRAMSLDLSVRGLLALSEIGLDKNILSRSIPMKKRVIHLLDGALIDLPYGKGDDTYINTVARSDLHKHLLSKARTFNAVKIHFNQRFLSFDLKSKKASFIDEITQEEYTVPTTLLVGCDGVHSSVREYIEQTSGTSFVKHPFNYEYKALKVPASLAEALELEAMHMWPRQNSMLVAQPDYEGSFTSVLLLPKDGTKSFKNILKNPETIRSFFQQEFGDVCPLIPDLVEEMINNPMGSFVTTTGGQWQLEGKVLIMGDSAHSMTPFFGQGINCCFEDCYLLNKYLDKFEDNWDVALPIFEKNRKIDTEAIAIMSLENYPELTNPNWKHFILQREIEDFLMDHYKEFYTSYHNLVCFDKVPYRYAKFVRTLQKELIKDISYKIKSIKELTKSKILSVIDDYQFNINQYSQMATYEHIET, from the coding sequence GTGAACTCTCAGAAAAAAAGTGTTACAATTATTGGCGCAGGCCTCACAGGTCTCATGCTATCTATTTACCTCGCAAAAAGAGGGTATACCGTAACCATCTATGATTTTCGCCCCGATCCCGATGTTACCTACTATAAGTATGATGGCAGTGGGCGAGCCATGAGCTTAGATCTCTCTGTAAGAGGTCTCTTAGCTTTATCTGAAATTGGACTCGATAAAAACATTTTGTCTCGCTCTATTCCTATGAAGAAAAGGGTGATTCATCTCCTAGATGGAGCCCTTATTGACCTTCCCTATGGAAAGGGTGATGATACCTACATTAATACCGTCGCCCGCTCCGATCTCCATAAACATCTCCTCAGCAAGGCGAGAACCTTTAATGCAGTAAAAATCCATTTCAACCAAAGGTTTCTCTCCTTTGACCTCAAATCAAAAAAGGCCTCCTTTATAGACGAAATAACGCAAGAGGAGTACACAGTTCCAACAACACTTCTCGTAGGATGCGATGGGGTCCACTCCTCTGTTAGAGAGTACATCGAACAAACCTCTGGAACTTCTTTTGTTAAACACCCTTTTAATTATGAATATAAAGCCCTTAAAGTCCCCGCTTCTCTAGCAGAAGCATTAGAGCTTGAAGCCATGCACATGTGGCCAAGGCAAAACTCTATGCTCGTTGCCCAACCCGATTATGAAGGTTCCTTTACCTCTGTTCTTCTGCTGCCGAAAGATGGGACTAAAAGTTTCAAAAACATCTTAAAGAATCCTGAAACGATTCGCTCCTTTTTTCAACAAGAGTTTGGCGATGTTTGCCCCCTCATTCCCGATTTAGTCGAAGAAATGATAAATAATCCTATGGGATCTTTTGTGACAACAACTGGGGGGCAGTGGCAACTTGAAGGTAAGGTCCTAATCATGGGGGACAGTGCCCATAGTATGACTCCCTTTTTTGGACAGGGAATCAACTGCTGCTTTGAAGACTGCTACCTCCTTAACAAATACTTAGATAAATTTGAGGATAACTGGGATGTAGCCCTCCCTATCTTTGAAAAAAACCGAAAAATCGATACCGAAGCGATCGCAATTATGTCCTTAGAAAATTATCCCGAACTCACTAACCCCAACTGGAAGCACTTCATTTTACAACGAGAGATCGAAGACTTTCTTATGGATCATTACAAAGAGTTCTATACCTCCTATCATAATCTCGTTTGTTTTGATAAAGTCCCCTATCGCTATGCTAAATTTGTAAGGACCCTCCAAAAAGAATTAATCAAAGATATTTCCTATAAAATTAAAAGTATAAAAGAGCTAACGAAGAGTAAAATCCTCTCCGTGATTGATGACTATCAATTTAATATCAATCAATATTCACAAATGGCAACCTATGAACACATTGAAACCTAA
- a CDS encoding aminotransferase class V-fold PLP-dependent enzyme has protein sequence MTTTLNTEKKLTASEARKLFPGLNDKVFLDAACVSLIPTSAKAAIENFLDMALYCRAKDASLHHIEMDKMRLEPIEEAAKLLNVPTKNICLVESTTHGLNIAANTIPLEEGDTILIPDTEFLQVSIPWMKKQEKINLTIKEVKTKDSKLTVEDFAELIDEKTKVICTSSVQWCTGHRIDIEALGKLCKEKNIWLVVDGVHEMGALDVDLSHQYVDFYIAGGHKWLNSPFGCGVMCLSDKVLDTLEPDSYGYLATEDPEGGWGTYFRTPSITPFDNFKFLRTAKRFEIAGTSNYPGAIGLGKSLALVNQIGIRNVEKRIRELTNLLHQELNKLNVSKVTKEDGDLRSGITVFSYFNDPEKDLALANQLLKKKIYISLRYTSNLGGLRISTHYFNNEEDIFKLIQGIKEATK, from the coding sequence ATGACAACAACCCTAAACACAGAAAAAAAATTAACCGCTTCAGAAGCGAGAAAACTCTTTCCTGGCTTAAATGATAAGGTCTTTTTAGATGCAGCCTGTGTGAGCTTAATTCCAACATCAGCAAAAGCAGCTATTGAAAATTTTTTAGATATGGCCCTTTACTGTAGAGCCAAAGATGCCTCACTCCATCATATCGAGATGGATAAAATGCGCTTAGAACCCATTGAGGAGGCTGCAAAACTTCTTAATGTCCCTACTAAAAACATTTGCCTTGTTGAGAGCACAACGCACGGCCTTAATATTGCAGCCAACACCATCCCTCTTGAAGAAGGTGATACTATTCTGATTCCTGATACAGAATTCCTGCAGGTTTCGATCCCTTGGATGAAAAAACAAGAAAAAATCAACCTCACTATCAAAGAAGTCAAAACAAAAGATAGTAAGCTAACGGTAGAAGATTTTGCAGAGCTTATCGATGAAAAAACAAAGGTGATTTGCACCTCTTCCGTGCAGTGGTGTACAGGACATCGCATTGATATAGAAGCCCTGGGAAAGCTTTGCAAAGAGAAAAATATTTGGCTTGTCGTCGATGGGGTTCATGAAATGGGAGCTTTAGATGTTGACTTAAGCCATCAATATGTCGATTTTTATATCGCTGGGGGACATAAATGGCTCAATTCCCCTTTTGGCTGCGGTGTGATGTGCCTTTCTGATAAGGTCTTAGACACCCTTGAACCCGACTCATATGGCTACTTAGCAACAGAAGATCCAGAAGGGGGGTGGGGAACCTATTTTAGAACCCCCTCCATTACCCCATTTGATAATTTTAAATTCTTGAGGACAGCCAAACGTTTCGAAATTGCAGGAACTTCTAATTATCCTGGAGCCATTGGGCTTGGAAAATCTTTGGCCCTTGTCAACCAAATCGGGATTCGCAACGTAGAAAAGAGGATACGGGAGCTAACAAATTTGCTTCACCAAGAGCTGAATAAACTCAATGTTTCTAAGGTGACAAAAGAAGATGGAGACTTAAGGTCGGGAATTACCGTCTTCAGCTATTTTAATGACCCCGAAAAAGATTTAGCTTTAGCAAACCAATTGCTCAAGAAAAAAATCTATATCTCACTCCGCTATACCTCAAACCTTGGTGGTTTGAGAATTTCAACACATTACTTTAATAATGAGGAGGATATCTTTAAATTAATTCAAGGAATTAAGGAGGCTACAAAGTGA
- a CDS encoding LysE family transporter, which produces MLKQSTEETIFFLLGLSYLLAVISPGPSLAVIAKNSLSISSRAGFLTAVGTTCGIAFQAFYSLAGLSFLQNSPRLLSILNVLLGIYLIYLSIKFLFLEKKAKRAPDTSKEKNRSLSYFHHIKEGFLVDVLNPLALVFFLAIFSSYTNPNDPTFLKFAYWIEIVVIGFLWFGGVSLLLSHSKLRNILVLKLRKPMMIIMSSVLFLLGIKLTISCF; this is translated from the coding sequence TTGCTAAAACAATCAACTGAGGAAACTATTTTTTTTCTATTAGGACTATCTTATCTACTTGCTGTTATCTCACCAGGCCCCTCTTTAGCGGTCATTGCAAAAAACAGCTTAAGCATCTCTTCAAGAGCTGGATTTCTTACAGCTGTTGGAACCACGTGTGGGATTGCTTTTCAAGCCTTTTATTCGTTAGCAGGACTTAGCTTCCTACAAAATAGCCCGAGGCTGCTCAGTATCTTGAACGTGTTGTTAGGGATCTATTTGATCTACTTAAGCATAAAGTTTCTTTTTCTTGAAAAAAAAGCAAAGAGAGCTCCCGATACTTCAAAAGAAAAAAACCGTTCTCTATCTTATTTTCACCACATCAAAGAAGGTTTTTTAGTAGATGTATTAAATCCTCTCGCTTTAGTTTTCTTTTTAGCCATTTTTTCCTCTTACACCAACCCTAACGACCCCACTTTTCTTAAGTTTGCCTACTGGATTGAAATTGTGGTGATTGGATTCTTGTGGTTTGGGGGTGTCTCTTTGTTACTTTCACATAGTAAATTAAGAAATATCCTTGTTCTAAAGTTAAGAAAGCCGATGATGATCATCATGTCATCGGTTTTATTTCTCTTAGGTATAAAATTAACGATCTCTTGTTTTTAA
- a CDS encoding methylated-DNA--[protein]-cysteine S-methyltransferase, translating to MISLELKKEYYSALVARNSDYDGTFYVGIKTTGVFCRSVCPARKPKFENCEFFEKAEEALLAGFRPCKRCHPLSQPDQAPEVVRRLIEAVEQHPEKRWKEKDFRMLSTNAVQASRVFKKRFGMTFVAYARARRMGIALKQIKEKGPVIDAQLETGYESGSGFRDAFSKIMGFPPARSEEVNLFKADWIDTPLGPMVAIGGEEALYLLEFVGRRGLEKEVERLRKKMKVTIVPGQSPPLQSIKKELGLYFKGCLENFHTPIKLIGSPFQMKVWLELQNIPIGETRSYADMAKALGVEGAARAIGRANGSNQLAIIIPCHRVIGASGELTGYAGGLARKRWLLAHEGKTSQKSF from the coding sequence GTGATATCTTTAGAGCTGAAAAAGGAATACTACAGCGCTTTAGTTGCAAGAAATTCCGACTATGATGGGACCTTTTATGTAGGGATAAAAACGACAGGTGTTTTCTGTCGGTCGGTTTGTCCTGCGCGGAAGCCAAAATTTGAGAACTGTGAATTTTTTGAAAAAGCTGAAGAAGCGCTTTTAGCGGGATTCCGTCCTTGCAAACGGTGTCATCCACTTTCTCAGCCTGATCAAGCCCCTGAAGTTGTTCGCAGGCTTATTGAAGCTGTGGAGCAGCATCCCGAAAAAAGATGGAAAGAAAAAGACTTCCGCATGTTATCGACCAATGCCGTTCAAGCATCGAGGGTTTTTAAAAAGAGGTTTGGAATGACCTTTGTTGCTTATGCGCGAGCTCGCCGAATGGGAATAGCCCTTAAACAAATTAAAGAGAAGGGACCCGTTATTGATGCACAACTAGAAACAGGTTATGAGTCAGGAAGTGGATTTCGTGATGCTTTTTCTAAAATTATGGGGTTTCCTCCTGCAAGGTCTGAAGAGGTAAATCTTTTTAAAGCTGATTGGATCGATACGCCTCTTGGCCCGATGGTTGCGATTGGAGGTGAAGAGGCTCTTTATCTACTTGAGTTTGTCGGTCGTCGTGGACTAGAAAAAGAAGTGGAAAGACTTCGAAAAAAAATGAAAGTGACAATTGTACCCGGTCAGTCTCCTCCCCTTCAGTCAATAAAAAAGGAGCTAGGCCTTTATTTTAAAGGTTGCTTAGAGAACTTTCATACTCCAATAAAGCTCATCGGTTCTCCTTTTCAAATGAAGGTATGGCTGGAGCTGCAGAACATTCCAATAGGGGAGACCCGCTCTTATGCTGATATGGCAAAAGCTTTGGGGGTGGAAGGAGCTGCACGGGCCATTGGAAGAGCTAATGGGAGCAATCAGCTAGCCATTATCATCCCTTGCCACCGCGTTATAGGTGCCAGTGGAGAGCTTACCGGGTATGCGGGTGGCCTAGCCCGAAAAAGGTGGCTCCTTGCTCATGAAGGTAAAACCTCCCAAAAAAGTTTCTGA
- a CDS encoding ATP-binding protein codes for MLPRLRRFSTKQSFFLFGPRGTGKSTLLKQSFNQDECLWLDLLDSSVEERFFNKPDELYAIVKALPPKVKYVIVDEVQKVPKLLDEVHRLIEDEEVDKVFILTGSSARKLKRDGANLLAGRAFVYHLHPFSCFELKERFDLEKALHSGTLPRVFSLQGEEEERAFLRAYADTYLKEEIANEQLVRKLQPFRRFLEVAAQCNGKIINYANIGRDVGIDDKTAKEYFSILEDTMLGFFLEPFHNSFRKRLVGKPKFYFFDPGVVRTLSRRLSVPLTPQTAAYGEAFEHFILLEINRLGSYFQPDYRFSFIRTTSDVEVDLVVERPGKPLLCIEIKSGEAVDEVSLRSFIKITKEIPDCEAIVLSQDRFMKKFEHVACYPWKQGIEEIFPEIN; via the coding sequence ATGCTTCCCCGACTAAGGCGATTTTCGACTAAACAGAGCTTTTTTCTCTTTGGCCCCCGTGGAACTGGGAAGAGTACCTTGCTCAAGCAGTCCTTCAATCAAGACGAGTGTTTGTGGTTAGACCTTTTAGACTCAAGTGTTGAAGAGCGGTTTTTTAATAAGCCCGATGAGCTCTATGCGATTGTAAAGGCGCTGCCTCCTAAGGTAAAATATGTCATTGTTGATGAGGTGCAAAAGGTTCCAAAACTGCTCGATGAAGTGCACCGTCTGATCGAAGATGAAGAGGTTGATAAGGTCTTTATCTTAACGGGGTCGAGTGCAAGGAAGCTAAAAAGAGATGGGGCCAACTTACTTGCGGGTCGCGCTTTTGTCTATCATCTCCACCCCTTTTCTTGCTTTGAGCTCAAAGAGCGGTTCGATTTAGAAAAGGCTCTCCATTCAGGAACTCTCCCTCGAGTTTTTAGCCTTCAAGGAGAAGAGGAAGAAAGGGCTTTTTTACGCGCGTATGCCGATACTTACCTTAAAGAGGAAATTGCAAATGAGCAGCTCGTTAGAAAATTGCAACCTTTTCGCCGCTTTCTTGAGGTTGCGGCGCAGTGTAATGGGAAGATCATAAACTATGCCAATATTGGAAGAGATGTGGGGATCGATGACAAAACAGCTAAAGAGTATTTTTCCATTTTAGAAGATACGATGTTGGGGTTTTTCTTAGAGCCGTTTCATAACTCTTTTAGAAAACGGCTAGTTGGCAAGCCGAAGTTTTACTTTTTCGATCCTGGTGTTGTTCGGACCCTTTCTAGACGCCTTTCGGTTCCTTTGACGCCCCAAACAGCGGCTTATGGAGAGGCTTTTGAGCATTTTATTTTATTAGAGATCAACCGTTTAGGGAGTTATTTTCAGCCCGACTATCGCTTTTCTTTTATCCGGACAACCTCTGATGTTGAGGTCGATTTAGTGGTAGAAAGGCCGGGCAAACCTCTTCTCTGTATTGAGATAAAAAGTGGTGAGGCGGTTGACGAGGTAAGTCTACGCTCCTTCATTAAGATCACCAAAGAGATTCCCGACTGTGAGGCGATCGTTTTAAGTCAGGATCGCTTCATGAAAAAGTTTGAGCATGTCGCCTGCTACCCCTGGAAACAGGGGATCGAAGAGATCTTCCCAGAAATTAATTGA